The following coding sequences are from one Lolium rigidum isolate FL_2022 chromosome 6, APGP_CSIRO_Lrig_0.1, whole genome shotgun sequence window:
- the LOC124665080 gene encoding probable glucuronosyltransferase Os01g0926400 — translation MGATAAAAAVLLLAVVACSAAAPPQLKHATISGNAGNVLQDNPVGKIKVFVYEMPRKYNHYLLEKDGRCLYHMFAAEIFMHQFLLGSAVRTLNPEEADWFYTPVYVTCDLTQQGFPLPYRAPRIMRSAVQYIAATWPYWNRTEGADHFFLAPHDFGACFHYQEETAIQRGILPVLRRATLVQTFGQRNHPCMQSGSIIIPPYANPQKMQAHLISPGTPRSIFAYFRGLFYDMGNDPEGGYYARGARASVWENFKDNPLFDMSTEHPSTYYEDMQRAIFCLCPLGWAPWSPRLVEAVVFGCIPVIIADDIVLPFADAIPWEQISVFVPEADVPRLDSILASVPPEDVVRKQRLLASPAMKQAVLFHQPAARAGDAFDQVLNGLARKLPHGKGAFLQPGEKVLDWNAGQESDLKPW, via the exons ATGGGGGCGacagccgcggcggcggcggttctgctcctcgccgtcgtcgcctgcTCCGCGGCAGCGCCGCCGCAGCTCAAGCACGCCACGATCTCAG GGAACGCCGGCAATGTGCTTCAAGACAACCCGGTGGGGAAGATCAAGGTCTTTGTCTACGAGATGCCGAGGAAGTACAACCATTACCTGCTGGAAAAGGATGGCCGTTGCCTGTACCACATGTTCGCGGCGGAGATCTTCATGCACCAGTTCCTGCTTGGGAGCGCGGTGCGGACCCTCAACCCCGAGGAGGCGGACTGGTTCTACACCCCGGTGTACGTGACATGCGACCTGACGCAGCAGGGGTTCCCGCTGCCGTACAGGGCGCCTCGGATCATGAGGAGCGCCGTGCAGTACATTGCGGCGACGTGGCCGTACTGGAACAGAACTGAAGGGGCAGATCACTTCTTCCTTGCTCCTCATGACTTCGGGGCATGCTTCCACTATCAG GAGGAGACTGCGATTCAGAGGGGGATCCTGCCGGTGCTTCGGCGTGCGACGCTGGTTCAGACGTTTGGGCAGAGGAACCATCCGTGCATGCAGAGTGGCTCCATCATCATCCCTCCCTACGCCAACCCGCAGAAGATGCAGGCTCACCTCATCTCCCCCGGCACACCTCGGTCCATCTTCGCCTACTTCCGCGGCCTCTTCTACGACATGGGCAACGACCCCGAGGGCGGCTACTACGCGAG GGGCGCTCGCGCGTCGGTGTGGGAGAACTTCAAGGACAACCCTTTGTTCGACATGTCGACGGAGCACCCGTCGACGTACTACGAGGACATGCAGCGCGCCATCTTCTGCCTGTGCCCGCTGGGGTGGGCGCCGTGGAGCCCGCGGCTGGTGGAAGCCGTGGTGTTCGGGTGCATCCCGGTGATCATCGCCGACGACATCGTGCTCCCGTTCGCGGACGCCATCCCCTGGGAGCAGATCAGCGTGTTCGTCCCCGAGGCGGACGTGCCGCGCCTCGACTCCATCCTGGCGTCGGTGCCGCCGGAGGACGTGGTCCGGAAGCAGCGGCTGCTGGCCAGCCCGGCCATGAAGCAGGCGGTGCTGTTCCACCAGCCGGCGGCGAGGGCCGGGGACGCCTTCGACCAGGTGCTCAACGGGCTGGCGCGCAAGCTGCCCCACGGGAAGGGCGCGTTCCTGCAGCCCGGGGAGAAGGTGCTCGACTGGAACGCCGGCCAGGAGAGCGACCTCAAGCCCTGGTAG